Proteins co-encoded in one Actinomadura luteofluorescens genomic window:
- a CDS encoding zinc-ribbon domain-containing protein — translation MPEFADDWHPTNNGVATPETVACTSHLLVDWKCRRCGYEFRATPANRSTIYKSKGAEFGCRRCSLARRDLPKPGRSIADRLPHLVAEWDRHANLPATPETVKAGSNKKFFWQCLHEPTHPHYQASPANRRRSGCPVCAGRAVAPTRNLGVEYPDVARQWHPTKNAEISPENLPPYSNRKVWWLCARGHEWRAVVSMRTGQGTSCPVCCTSQRSGQEVRLYAELATLLGRSAVRHNVRLPGLLPSAGKVDITIEAFAKTVVIEFDGAYWHASRGDVDRRKGMLIRKAGHLLIRVREKPLELLDADDVSVPIGAPVEETATLVLSRMLERGWLGEESTGKARTYIGARRAIGTSLAESLLADVAYRDLGEESLAATHPGLVAEWDYEANGELAPQHVRSDSSKAVGWICPVGDRYKQSPGRRARGHGCPYCANKKVNSRNSLAALHPDLIKEWDEECNLLTPQQVSSGSHKRAYWCCRSCGCRWGTAIKNRTRQKNPSGCPSCAKTKRRGVGRIDRLNHMQPAQSNSHVSGAVAVQLELPI, via the coding sequence ATGCCCGAGTTTGCTGATGACTGGCACCCGACCAATAATGGCGTCGCTACTCCTGAGACGGTGGCATGTACTAGCCATCTATTGGTCGACTGGAAGTGTCGACGTTGCGGCTACGAGTTTCGCGCGACCCCTGCGAATCGATCAACCATCTATAAGTCCAAGGGTGCAGAATTTGGTTGTCGAAGATGTTCGCTGGCGCGACGAGATCTCCCTAAGCCAGGCCGCTCGATCGCTGACAGACTCCCACACCTTGTAGCCGAATGGGACAGGCATGCCAACCTGCCGGCGACCCCTGAAACGGTTAAAGCAGGGTCAAATAAAAAATTCTTCTGGCAATGCTTGCATGAACCGACACATCCACACTACCAAGCGAGTCCGGCGAATCGCCGAAGAAGCGGTTGCCCAGTGTGTGCAGGGCGCGCGGTTGCTCCGACACGAAATCTGGGTGTTGAATATCCTGATGTTGCAAGGCAATGGCATCCGACAAAGAACGCCGAAATTTCTCCCGAGAATCTTCCGCCATATTCGAATCGAAAGGTATGGTGGCTCTGCGCCCGTGGTCACGAGTGGCGGGCAGTGGTGAGTATGCGCACGGGGCAAGGTACTAGCTGTCCTGTCTGCTGTACCTCTCAGCGCTCCGGCCAGGAGGTGCGCCTTTATGCTGAGCTCGCGACGCTTCTGGGTCGAAGTGCGGTGCGTCACAATGTGAGACTTCCTGGACTGTTGCCAAGCGCCGGAAAAGTTGACATTACTATAGAAGCATTCGCGAAAACTGTCGTTATCGAGTTTGACGGGGCCTACTGGCATGCTTCCCGCGGTGACGTTGACCGGCGGAAGGGTATGTTGATCCGCAAGGCAGGCCACCTGTTGATTAGAGTGCGAGAGAAACCGTTGGAACTCCTGGACGCCGATGATGTGAGTGTGCCTATAGGGGCGCCAGTCGAAGAGACCGCGACTTTGGTTCTAAGCCGAATGCTCGAACGAGGCTGGCTGGGTGAAGAATCTACTGGCAAGGCTCGGACTTATATCGGGGCGCGTCGTGCTATTGGAACTTCTCTTGCTGAATCTCTCCTTGCTGATGTTGCATACAGAGACCTAGGGGAGGAGTCTCTCGCCGCCACTCACCCTGGCCTGGTCGCCGAATGGGATTACGAGGCAAATGGGGAGCTTGCGCCGCAACATGTTAGATCGGATAGCAGCAAGGCGGTCGGCTGGATTTGTCCAGTCGGTGACCGTTACAAGCAATCACCGGGTCGCCGTGCAAGGGGCCATGGTTGTCCGTACTGTGCAAATAAGAAAGTCAATTCACGAAACTCCCTTGCCGCATTGCATCCCGATTTGATAAAAGAATGGGATGAGGAGTGCAATTTGCTGACGCCGCAACAGGTGTCTAGCGGAAGTCATAAGCGTGCCTATTGGTGCTGTCGTTCCTGTGGCTGCCGCTGGGGGACTGCGATCAAGAACCGCACGCGCCAAAAAAATCCGTCCGGATGTCCATCCTGCGCGAAGACCAAACGACGTGGGGTCGGGCGCATTGATCGCTTGAACCACATGCAGCCAGCACAATCAAATTCCCACGTCAGTGGAGCCGTAGCTGTGCAGCTAGAACTGCCTATCTAG
- a CDS encoding DUF5994 family protein, producing the protein MWTTTERRTTISLSPPSTPRLRLRPAAPPGSVRTALDGAWWPRSADPVAELPGLVLALQDHGPIDDHRPITHVLLRMDDWDSRPRRLRIDGPADSRMVRLSWFDSLPAGLLTAIHADGRRVDLLTVPVSTTRTEAEAVMELASHPANHLHTPGLLAALTAAPGRPDRAGTQNASEDAWESEGGRLRGDPATR; encoded by the coding sequence ATGTGGACCACCACCGAACGCCGCACAACGATCAGCCTGTCACCACCCTCGACCCCACGGCTGCGGCTGCGTCCCGCGGCTCCTCCCGGCTCGGTGCGGACCGCGCTGGACGGCGCCTGGTGGCCCCGCTCGGCCGACCCGGTCGCGGAGCTGCCGGGGCTGGTCCTGGCGCTGCAGGACCACGGCCCCATCGACGACCACCGTCCCATCACCCACGTCCTGCTGCGGATGGACGACTGGGACAGCCGACCGCGCCGGCTGCGGATCGACGGCCCGGCCGACAGCAGAATGGTGCGGCTGAGCTGGTTCGACTCGCTTCCCGCCGGGCTCCTCACCGCGATCCATGCCGACGGGCGGCGCGTCGACCTGCTCACCGTCCCGGTCTCCACGACCCGCACCGAAGCCGAGGCGGTGATGGAACTGGCGTCCCACCCCGCCAACCATCTGCACACCCCCGGCCTGCTGGCCGCCCTCACCGCGGCACCCGGCCGACCGGACCGGGCCGGCACCCAGAACGCCTCGGAGGACGCTTGGGAATCCGAGGGCGGGCGCCTTCGAGGAGACCCGGCGACACGCTGA
- a CDS encoding High-affinity nickel-transporter: MIFALIAVICWGPPLPANAGTLLPHHPLGNFTVNHYDGLRLETDRIEDTAIVDSAEIPTLQERGAVDTDRDGTVSAPEAARYAERQCAAAARAKPLTVGNRTVAWRPTATSYTRVPGSAGLPTSRLTCTLSAPATITAATRIHFSDTFRNDRIGWHEITATGKGVRIDRSPVPASSISDQLRHYPSDLLTSPLDVRSATLDVRPGTGSSFARLPGLPTAGPFTRTLGHLTTYFNSLVGARHLSLSVALLAVALAAVIGAGHAALPGHGKTVMAAYIAGRRGRARDAIILGATVTLTHTGGVLILGLLLSTSAALAGETMLAYLGVASGLLVAAIGIGLLRSAWRTHHNRHPHAHAHGHGHRHGHGHGHGHGHGHGHGHGHGRFGKAGLIGLGLSGGLVPSPSALVVLLGTIALGRTFFGAGLVLAYGIGMAATLTAAGLTLIRLQSMLGRTSLTRKAKCLSRLVPFATAALVIVVGLGLMLRSFNGSV; this comes from the coding sequence TTGATCTTCGCCCTGATCGCGGTGATCTGTTGGGGACCTCCCCTCCCCGCCAACGCCGGCACCTTGTTGCCCCACCATCCGCTGGGCAACTTCACCGTCAACCACTACGACGGGCTGCGGCTGGAGACCGACCGCATCGAGGACACCGCGATCGTCGACTCCGCGGAAATCCCCACCCTCCAGGAGCGCGGCGCGGTCGACACCGACCGGGACGGGACGGTCAGCGCACCTGAGGCGGCCCGCTACGCCGAGCGGCAGTGCGCAGCCGCCGCCCGAGCCAAGCCGCTGACCGTAGGAAACAGGACGGTCGCCTGGCGGCCGACGGCCACCTCCTACACCCGCGTCCCCGGCTCGGCAGGACTGCCCACCAGTCGCCTGACCTGCACGCTCTCGGCGCCCGCCACCATAACGGCGGCCACACGGATCCACTTCAGCGACACCTTCCGCAACGACCGGATCGGCTGGCACGAGATCACCGCCACCGGCAAGGGGGTGCGGATCGACCGCTCGCCCGTCCCCGCGAGCAGCATCAGCGACCAACTGCGCCACTACCCCAGCGACCTGCTCACCTCGCCACTGGATGTCCGATCGGCAACCCTCGACGTCCGACCCGGCACCGGCTCGTCCTTCGCACGACTACCCGGGCTGCCCACAGCCGGGCCCTTCACCCGAACCCTCGGACACCTCACCACCTACTTCAACTCCCTGGTGGGAGCCCGGCACCTGTCCCTGAGCGTCGCCCTGCTCGCCGTTGCTCTCGCCGCCGTCATCGGCGCCGGACACGCCGCGCTCCCCGGCCACGGCAAGACGGTCATGGCCGCCTACATCGCCGGACGCCGGGGCAGGGCCCGCGACGCCATCATCCTCGGCGCCACCGTCACCCTCACCCACACCGGCGGCGTCCTGATCCTGGGCCTGCTGCTCTCGACCTCGGCAGCCCTGGCCGGAGAAACCATGCTCGCCTACCTCGGCGTCGCCAGCGGCCTCCTGGTCGCCGCCATCGGCATCGGACTCCTCCGCTCAGCCTGGCGCACACACCACAACCGCCACCCCCACGCCCACGCCCACGGGCACGGCCACAGGCACGGCCACGGCCACGGCCACGGCCACGGGCACGGGCACGGGCACGGCCACGGCCACGGGCGCTTCGGCAAAGCCGGACTGATCGGGTTAGGACTCTCCGGCGGCCTGGTACCCAGCCCGTCCGCGCTGGTGGTACTGCTAGGCACGATCGCCCTTGGCCGGACGTTCTTCGGAGCCGGTCTCGTCCTCGCCTACGGAATCGGCATGGCCGCCACCCTCACCGCAGCGGGCCTCACCCTCATCCGCCTGCAAAGCATGCTGGGCCGGACCTCCCTCACCCGCAAAGCGAAGTGCTTGAGCCGCCTCGTTCCCTTCGCAACCGCCGCGCTGGTCATCGTGGTCGGCCTCGGCCTGATGCTGCGCAGCTTCAACGGCTCGGTGTAG
- a CDS encoding HNH endonuclease yields MVAAWSFLTVEEADQQFGGNLGYEDVLGERYLWNNTVPNYRAVQPGDLVVLRDKTWVLGLAWVDDIAQGPGKKVLRRCPQCTATSIKRRTTKTPTFKCSGCGAEFDTPVTNVLDVTVFEADYARTWRPLDPLVRVQQIQGLFLNRSGQQSIRPMDLEGIRAALTGSAGAGPLWWKEDGGLRPPIPGGHTLILHKARVGQQQFRQRMLERYGSRCAITGDQPEEVLEAAHLYRYATTPHHDPNGGLLLRRDLHALLDRGLLTIDTTTWTVQLAPRLRNPKYADFAPLHGQPLKLPTSKRPDSSYLDEHHKIATEAWAV; encoded by the coding sequence ATGGTTGCGGCTTGGAGTTTCCTCACCGTCGAAGAGGCAGACCAGCAGTTCGGCGGGAATCTCGGCTACGAGGACGTCCTCGGTGAGCGGTACCTGTGGAACAACACGGTGCCCAACTACCGGGCGGTGCAGCCCGGCGACCTGGTGGTGCTGCGCGACAAGACCTGGGTCCTGGGGCTGGCCTGGGTGGACGACATCGCGCAAGGGCCGGGCAAGAAGGTGCTGCGGCGCTGCCCACAGTGCACCGCTACATCGATCAAACGCCGGACCACCAAGACCCCGACCTTCAAATGCTCGGGATGCGGTGCCGAGTTCGACACCCCGGTCACCAACGTCTTGGACGTGACGGTCTTCGAGGCTGACTACGCGCGGACCTGGCGTCCACTGGATCCTCTCGTGCGAGTGCAGCAGATCCAGGGGCTGTTCCTCAACAGGTCGGGACAACAGTCCATCCGCCCGATGGACCTGGAAGGGATCCGCGCCGCTCTCACCGGCTCGGCCGGGGCCGGGCCCTTGTGGTGGAAGGAAGACGGCGGGCTCCGCCCGCCCATCCCGGGCGGTCACACCCTCATCCTGCACAAGGCACGCGTAGGCCAGCAGCAGTTCCGCCAGCGAATGCTCGAACGGTACGGGTCGCGTTGTGCCATCACCGGCGACCAGCCCGAGGAGGTGCTGGAGGCAGCCCACCTCTACCGGTACGCCACCACACCCCACCACGACCCCAACGGAGGGCTACTCCTGCGCCGCGACCTGCACGCCCTTCTGGACCGCGGCCTGCTCACCATCGACACCACCACCTGGACGGTCCAGCTCGCGCCACGCCTCCGCAACCCCAAGTACGCAGACTTCGCCCCGCTCCACGGCCAGCCTCTGAAGCTCCCCACGTCAAAGCGGCCGGATAGCAGCTACCTCGACGAACACCACAAGATCGCCACCGAGGCATGGGCCGTCTAG
- a CDS encoding STAS domain-containing protein, which translates to MTTFTTTPPAAADLVRGPHEVRMPAHRRPGHTIVALSGALDGAAAAALREHLIDALRPSGRLLILDLSTVTSADAAGLAVLIGIRRRAAGLGITLRLAAPGPQVAALLRATGLDRALIVLPARAVRAGLAA; encoded by the coding sequence ATGACCACCTTCACCACCACCCCGCCCGCCGCCGCAGATCTCGTACGAGGCCCCCACGAGGTGCGGATGCCCGCTCACCGGCGCCCCGGTCACACCATCGTCGCGTTGTCGGGCGCCCTGGACGGTGCCGCCGCAGCAGCGCTGCGCGAACACCTGATCGACGCGTTGCGGCCCAGCGGCCGCTTGCTGATACTCGACCTGAGCACGGTGACGTCCGCCGACGCGGCCGGACTGGCCGTGCTGATCGGCATCCGCCGCCGCGCCGCCGGACTCGGCATCACCCTGCGCCTGGCCGCCCCCGGCCCGCAGGTCGCCGCGCTGCTCCGCGCCACCGGGCTCGACCGCGCGCTCATCGTCCTGCCCGCTCGGGCAGTCCGCGCCGGGCTCGCCGCATGA
- a CDS encoding NAD(P)/FAD-dependent oxidoreductase, producing MPVANGRRAVAVVGAGVSGLTAAHILRRSCDVTLYEADSRLGGHAHTHDVATGEGLLAVDSGFIVHNDRTYPSLVRLFGELGVTTRDAEMSLSVSCAGCGLEYAGARGAAGVFARPSAALRFRYLRMLAEVPRFHRAARAVLDDAGDERTLTAFLDAGEFSPYFRAHFMTPLVAAVWSSAPAVADRYPARYLFTFLAHHGMLSVKGSHQWKTVVGGSRTYVEQAVKPLTAVRTATPVRAVRRVADGVEVRDGADGAAVFDGAVIATHPDQALAMRVDATRAERDILGAFDYSRNPTVLHTDARVLPRARRARAAWNYSMDSCTARPRHVRVHYDMNLLQGLPGERPHIVTLNGDIADDHVLARMEYAHPIYTPESVAAQHRLPALNDGVLAYAGAYHGWGFHEDGCRSGVQAAVSLGGAW from the coding sequence ATGCCTGTGGCGAACGGTCGGCGGGCGGTCGCGGTGGTCGGGGCCGGGGTCTCCGGATTGACCGCCGCGCACATCCTGCGCAGGTCCTGCGACGTCACCCTGTACGAGGCGGACAGCCGGCTGGGCGGCCACGCCCACACCCACGATGTCGCCACCGGCGAAGGGCTCCTCGCGGTTGACAGCGGCTTCATCGTGCACAACGACCGCACGTACCCGTCCCTGGTCCGGCTGTTCGGCGAACTCGGGGTGACGACCAGGGACGCCGAGATGAGCCTGTCGGTGAGCTGCGCCGGATGCGGGCTGGAGTACGCGGGGGCGCGCGGCGCGGCGGGGGTGTTCGCGCGGCCTTCCGCCGCGCTGCGCTTCCGGTACCTGCGGATGCTCGCCGAGGTGCCGCGTTTCCACCGCGCGGCCCGCGCGGTCCTCGACGACGCCGGTGACGAGCGGACGCTCACGGCCTTTCTGGACGCCGGCGAGTTCTCCCCCTACTTCCGCGCGCATTTCATGACGCCGCTCGTCGCGGCGGTCTGGTCGTCCGCGCCCGCCGTCGCGGACCGCTACCCGGCCCGCTACCTGTTCACCTTCCTGGCGCACCACGGGATGCTCTCGGTGAAGGGCTCACATCAGTGGAAGACCGTGGTCGGCGGTTCTCGGACGTATGTGGAGCAGGCCGTCAAGCCCCTCACCGCCGTGCGGACCGCCACGCCGGTACGGGCGGTGCGCCGTGTCGCGGACGGCGTCGAGGTCCGCGACGGAGCGGACGGCGCGGCGGTGTTCGACGGCGCCGTCATAGCCACGCATCCGGACCAGGCGCTGGCCATGCGGGTGGACGCGACCCGCGCCGAGCGCGACATCCTCGGCGCGTTCGACTACTCCCGCAACCCGACCGTCCTGCACACCGACGCCCGCGTCCTCCCTCGCGCCCGCCGAGCGCGCGCGGCTTGGAACTATTCGATGGACTCCTGCACCGCGCGGCCACGTCACGTCCGCGTCCACTACGACATGAACCTGCTGCAGGGGCTGCCCGGCGAACGGCCGCACATCGTCACGTTGAACGGCGACATCGCCGACGACCACGTCCTGGCCCGCATGGAGTACGCACACCCGATCTACACGCCGGAGTCGGTGGCGGCGCAGCACAGGCTTCCCGCTCTGAACGACGGTGTGCTCGCCTATGCGGGCGCTTACCACGGATGGGGGTTCCA
- a CDS encoding transposase family protein produces MLFYRAAVDLSRPTLNYVAGVVRRHRRAIRSRWRLPNPGQQALLALVHLRKGETFAEAAAGFGVSVATAWRYVEEIIALLSARSPKLAAALRKARSDEVTHLVLDGTLVHTDRVKADRPYFSGKHRVHGMNVQVIASPDGTILWTSGAMPGKIHDLTAARVWGILRALQKAGILTLADKAYQGAEASVVITPYKGKNKPESQKQANRAHAKLRGPGERANAQLKSWRILRKLRCSPSKAGHLVKAIAVLHNYETTRG; encoded by the coding sequence ATGCTGTTCTATCGTGCCGCCGTGGATTTGTCGCGTCCGACGCTGAACTATGTGGCGGGGGTCGTCCGTCGCCACCGCCGGGCGATCAGGTCGCGGTGGCGGCTGCCGAACCCCGGCCAGCAGGCCCTCCTGGCGCTGGTGCACCTGCGCAAGGGTGAGACGTTCGCCGAGGCCGCGGCGGGCTTCGGGGTATCGGTGGCCACCGCCTGGCGCTACGTCGAGGAGATCATCGCGCTGCTGTCGGCGCGTTCCCCCAAGCTCGCGGCCGCGTTGCGCAAGGCCAGATCCGACGAGGTGACGCACCTGGTCCTAGACGGAACACTCGTCCACACCGACCGGGTCAAGGCCGACCGCCCCTACTTCTCTGGCAAGCATCGGGTGCACGGGATGAACGTGCAGGTGATCGCGAGCCCGGACGGGACGATCCTGTGGACCTCGGGCGCGATGCCCGGCAAGATCCACGACCTGACCGCCGCCCGCGTCTGGGGAATCCTGCGCGCGCTGCAGAAGGCAGGCATCCTCACCCTGGCCGACAAGGCCTACCAAGGAGCCGAAGCCTCGGTCGTCATCACGCCCTACAAGGGCAAGAACAAGCCCGAGTCGCAGAAGCAGGCCAACCGGGCGCACGCCAAGCTCCGCGGGCCCGGCGAACGTGCGAACGCCCAGCTCAAATCATGGCGAATCCTCCGCAAGTTGCGCTGCAGCCCCAGCAAGGCCGGCCACCTGGTCAAGGCCATCGCCGTCCTGCACAACTACGAGACCACCCGAGGATGA
- a CDS encoding tetratricopeptide repeat protein gives MLSTSKLRHAAFLLLPATALAVASIAVVGVVRGPAPARRDPGPAASARPADAAAGAIARYQRTLRGTPGDYATWAALGAAYVQQARITVDPAYYARAEGALRRSLALNAAGNHRAMIAMAALANARHEFTDAVRWGRRAERIDPASPELYGVLTDAYTQLGDYPAATAAVARMNDLGPGVAAFTRASYELETHGDDAGARRVLTQAAEDAYTPSDVAYCRYYLGELALHSGDLEEAVRQYQAARSADPTYVPAAQGIAKTQALRGDLAGAINGYRDVVGRVPQPQYIAEYIELLRAAGRTGEAAEQHRLLLAQRGLMAGNGVVDDLSASEYAASAGDAAGALRHARAEWARRRSVVVADALAWALHLSGRDRRALRHAEQATRLGWRNALFYSHRAEIHAALGDHNAARRDRATARRINPHLDLRFPAIGRAS, from the coding sequence GTGCTGTCCACATCAAAGCTCAGACATGCGGCCTTCCTGCTGCTCCCGGCCACGGCGCTGGCCGTCGCCTCGATCGCGGTCGTGGGCGTCGTGCGCGGGCCAGCGCCCGCGCGCCGCGATCCCGGCCCCGCCGCATCCGCGCGGCCGGCGGACGCGGCGGCGGGCGCCATCGCGCGCTACCAGCGGACGCTCCGGGGCACACCCGGCGACTACGCGACATGGGCGGCGCTGGGCGCGGCCTACGTGCAGCAGGCCAGGATCACCGTCGACCCGGCGTACTACGCCAGGGCCGAAGGCGCGCTACGCCGGTCCCTGGCGCTGAACGCGGCCGGCAACCACCGAGCGATGATCGCCATGGCCGCGCTGGCCAACGCCCGCCACGAGTTCACCGACGCCGTCCGCTGGGGCCGGCGGGCCGAGCGGATCGACCCGGCCAGCCCCGAACTGTACGGCGTGCTCACCGACGCCTACACCCAGCTCGGCGACTACCCGGCCGCGACCGCCGCCGTGGCCCGCATGAACGATCTGGGCCCCGGCGTCGCGGCGTTCACCCGCGCTTCCTACGAACTTGAGACGCACGGCGACGACGCGGGCGCCCGCCGGGTGCTGACGCAGGCGGCCGAGGACGCCTACACCCCGTCGGACGTCGCGTACTGCCGCTACTACCTGGGTGAACTCGCCCTGCACTCCGGCGACCTGGAGGAGGCCGTCCGCCAGTACCAGGCGGCCCGCAGCGCCGATCCCACCTACGTCCCCGCCGCGCAGGGCATAGCCAAGACCCAGGCCCTGCGCGGAGACCTCGCGGGAGCGATCAACGGCTACCGTGACGTGGTGGGCCGCGTCCCGCAGCCGCAGTACATCGCCGAGTACATCGAGTTGCTCCGCGCGGCCGGTCGCACCGGCGAGGCCGCCGAACAGCATCGGCTGCTGCTCGCCCAACGCGGGCTGATGGCCGGCAACGGCGTCGTGGACGATCTGAGCGCGTCCGAGTACGCCGCCAGCGCAGGCGACGCGGCCGGGGCGCTGCGGCACGCCCGCGCGGAGTGGGCGCGCCGCCGGAGCGTCGTCGTGGCCGACGCCCTCGCCTGGGCGCTGCACCTCAGCGGCCGCGACCGGCGGGCACTGCGACACGCCGAGCAGGCGACCCGCCTTGGCTGGCGCAACGCACTGTTCTACAGCCACCGGGCCGAGATCCACGCAGCCCTCGGCGACCACAACGCAGCCCGCCGGGACCGCGCGACGGCCCGGCGCATCAATCCGCACCTCGACCTGAGATTCCCCGCGATCGGCAGAGCATCATGA
- a CDS encoding DUF4331 domain-containing protein: MIKVSKPVAAAAGAGVIAAGGLVAVVALRPAPSSASSHREAPLIAGDPQADNTDLYAFTSPDRPDTVSLVANWIPFQEPNGGPNFYPFATGARYNIKIDNDGDAEPDIVYRWTFRNEDRRGNKTFLYNNGPVTSLDDPNLLFRQHYTLQRITRKGTRTLVRDALAAPSRTGAASMPDYGTLRRQATRQLAGGARTYAGQADDSFFLDLRVFDLLYGGNLKERGNDTLRGYNVNTIALQVPKKDLALKGDPGRNPVVGIWSTTDRRGAPARLGHHRAGGYHQVSRLGNPLVNEVVSSAGLKDAFNRLAPDKDHTVKPLVKRVLEPEVPVLVEKIYGVKAPPTPRRDLFEIFLTGLAKKTGGPLQADLNSQLLNKDARGARFTPAEMLRLNMAVPVTRDPNRLGVLAGDLQGFPNGRRLTDDVVDIELQALEGAAQTGRLVPALADGDRVNRNDTPFGGTFPYVALPQTAAVNQAG; the protein is encoded by the coding sequence GTGATAAAAGTAAGTAAGCCGGTGGCCGCCGCTGCCGGGGCGGGGGTGATCGCGGCTGGAGGGCTGGTCGCCGTCGTCGCGCTGAGGCCGGCGCCATCCAGCGCGTCCAGCCACCGCGAGGCGCCGCTGATCGCGGGTGACCCACAGGCCGACAACACCGACCTGTACGCCTTCACCAGTCCTGACAGGCCCGACACGGTGTCGCTGGTGGCCAACTGGATTCCGTTCCAGGAACCGAACGGCGGACCGAACTTCTATCCGTTCGCCACCGGGGCGCGCTACAACATCAAGATCGACAATGACGGTGATGCCGAACCCGACATCGTCTACCGCTGGACGTTCCGGAACGAGGACCGGCGCGGCAACAAGACGTTCCTGTACAACAACGGACCAGTGACGTCGCTCGACGACCCCAATCTGCTGTTCCGCCAGCACTACACGCTGCAGCGGATCACTCGTAAGGGCACTCGCACGCTGGTCCGCGACGCTCTCGCCGCGCCCTCGCGGACGGGCGCGGCGTCAATGCCCGACTACGGGACGCTGCGCCGGCAGGCGACGCGGCAGCTCGCGGGCGGTGCCCGTACCTACGCCGGGCAGGCCGACGACTCCTTCTTCCTCGACCTGCGGGTCTTCGACCTGCTCTACGGCGGGAACCTCAAGGAACGGGGCAACGACACCCTGCGCGGCTACAACGTCAACACCATCGCGCTCCAAGTCCCCAAGAAGGACCTCGCGCTCAAGGGTGACCCGGGCCGCAACCCGGTCGTCGGGATCTGGTCGACCACCGACCGCCGCGGCGCGCCGGCGAGGCTCGGTCACCACCGCGCGGGCGGCTACCACCAGGTCTCGCGACTGGGCAACCCGCTGGTCAACGAGGTCGTCTCGTCAGCCGGGCTGAAGGACGCCTTCAACCGTCTCGCCCCGGACAAGGACCACACGGTCAAGCCGCTGGTGAAGCGGGTCCTGGAACCTGAGGTCCCCGTCCTGGTGGAGAAGATCTACGGCGTCAAGGCGCCGCCGACCCCGCGCCGGGACCTGTTCGAGATCTTCCTGACCGGCCTGGCCAAGAAGACCGGCGGGCCGCTCCAGGCCGACCTCAACTCCCAACTGCTCAACAAGGACGCCCGCGGTGCGCGGTTCACACCCGCCGAGATGCTGCGGCTGAACATGGCCGTCCCGGTCACCCGCGACCCGAACCGGCTCGGCGTTCTGGCCGGTGACCTGCAGGGCTTCCCGAACGGGCGGCGGCTGACCGACGACGTCGTCGACATCGAACTCCAGGCCCTGGAGGGCGCGGCCCAGACCGGGCGGCTCGTCCCGGCCCTGGCCGACGGCGACCGCGTCAATCGCAACGACACGCCGTTCGGCGGGACGTTCCCGTACGTGGCGCTGCCGCAAACCGCCGCGGTCAACCAGGCCGGCTGA
- a CDS encoding YhjD/YihY/BrkB family envelope integrity protein produces the protein MTASGGVFGAGVRAAAIAAAVAVNVVLFTVAFRVLTVRPLTVAQVRVGAIVSALVWQALQWAGAFLLAHMLEGATATYGMFGIVLGLLTWIYLGALPFVVGAEINVVRERRLWPRSLLTPFTGKCRADRRRPARLRLLCRDRTPQGVRERPRRLRPARGRRGLTSGPLPCGRSAKRPFAPGRAHAEEHQIGDEDEDHHVPSLLRSGAERSAAGELTLAAGAGFVVQSVVPEDGLLVLCG, from the coding sequence GTGACCGCGTCCGGTGGCGTCTTCGGTGCCGGTGTTCGGGCGGCCGCCATCGCGGCGGCGGTCGCGGTCAACGTCGTGCTGTTCACGGTGGCGTTCCGGGTACTGACCGTCCGGCCGCTCACTGTCGCGCAGGTCCGGGTGGGGGCGATCGTTTCGGCGCTGGTCTGGCAGGCCCTGCAATGGGCCGGTGCGTTCCTGCTCGCCCACATGCTCGAGGGCGCGACCGCCACCTACGGCATGTTCGGTATCGTGCTCGGCCTGCTGACGTGGATCTATCTGGGCGCGCTCCCCTTCGTTGTCGGGGCGGAGATCAACGTGGTGCGCGAGCGGCGGCTGTGGCCCCGGAGCCTGCTGACGCCCTTCACCGGCAAATGTCGAGCTGACCGCCGGAGACCGGCGCGCCTACGCCTCCTATGCCGAGACCGAACGCCACAAGGGGTTCGAGAACGTCCACGTCGGCTTCGACCCGCCCGCGGACGACGCGGACTGACGTCGGGGCCGCTTCCGTGCGGGCGGTCAGCGAAGCGGCCGTTCGCGCCTGGTCGAGCGCACGCCGAGGAACACCAGATCGGCGACGAGGACGAAGACCATCATGTGCCTTCACTCCTTCGTTCGGGGGCCGAGCGCTCAGCGGCGGGCGAGCTGACGCTCGCCGCCGGCGCCGGATTCGTAGTGCAGTCCGTAGTGCCGGAAGACGGCCTCCTCGTCCTGTGCGGATAG